The following DNA comes from Bradyrhizobium manausense.
CGATCTGGGCCCAGTCGGTCTCATCGGGCGTCGCGGCGCGCGCATGCAGCGCGGCAATCGCGGCCTGGATCTGGTAGGGCCCGCTGCGGCGGTGGCGCATCGCCTTGTCGATCAACGCAAGGCCTTCCGCGATCATGGTGCGGTTCCACAGCGAACGGTCCTGGTCGTCGAGCAGGATCAGCGAGCCATCTTCGGCAAAGCGCGCGGCGCTGCGTGCGTGCTGCAGCAGGATCAGTGCCGTGAGCCCCATGATCTCCGGCTCGCTCTGGAACAAGCGCAGCAACAACCGCGCCAGCCGGATCGCCTCCTCGCAAAGTGGCTTGCGGATTTCCGCGGTGTCGCCGCTCGCCGAATAGCCTTCGTTGAAAATCAGATAGATCATCGCGGCGACGCCGGCGAGCCGCTCCGAGCGTTCGATCGCGCCGGGCGCTTCGAACGGTGTCCCGGCTTCCGCGACCTTGGCCTTGGCGCGGGTGATGCGCTGCTCCATCGCCGCGTCGGAGACCAGGAAGGCGCGCGCGATCTGCTTCACGGTCAGGCCGGAAACGATGCGCAGCGCCAGCGCGATCTGCTGAGTGGCCGGCAGTTGCGGATGGCAGCAGATGAACATCAGCCGCAAGATGTCGTCGCGGTAGTGCGAGCCGTCGAGCCGCTCGGCGAGTGCGCCCTCGGCGTCGTCGAGATCGGAGATCGCCTTGTCGTCCTCCGGCAGCGGTTGCTGCTTGCGGGTGCGTCGCACCTCGTCGATCGCGACGTTGCGGCCGACCATGATCAGCCAGGCCGCGGGATCGCGCGGCGGCCCGTTCTGCGGCCAGGTTTTCAGCGCGCGCAGGCAGGCGTTCTGAAACGCCTCCTCGGCCGTGTCGAGATCGCGGAAATAGCGCAGCAGCGCGCCGACCGCCTGCGGACGCGCTGAGGTCAGCGCCGTCTCGATCCAGGCGGTATCAGTGTCGCTCACGCCGAAATTCCTCCGGGCCTGAACACGCCGACCGGACGCACCTCATAGGCGCCGCCGGGATTGGCGGCTCCAAGGTCGCGCGCCACCTCGAGCGCATCGTCCAGGTTCTTGCAGTCGACGATGTAGAAGCCGAGCAGTTGCTCCTTGGTCTCGGCATAGGGACCGTCGAGCACCAGCGGCGGGTCTTCCTTGCGCAACGTCGCCGCCGCCGTGGTCGGGAGCAGGCGCGCCACTGGGCCGAGCCGGCCTTGGCTCGTCAGCTTCTCCTGCACCACGGCGAGCTTCTTCATCACGGCCTCGTCCTGGTCCTTGCTCCAGGAGCCGACGAAGTCCTCGTCGTGATAGCAAAGGATCGCATAGAGCATGGGCAGCACCTTCCCTGAACGCTTGTTTTGAAGACGATCCACTATGCCCCGCCCCGACAGGGCTGCGGAAAAAATTTGCGAGAAAATTCCGACGGATCGTGCCAAGGAGGAGCGTCAAAAGCGGAACCGTATGAGGCACTTCGAATGACCGTGGGCACACTGGCCGTCCTGATCAACAGCACGCAGCAGAACTGGCTGCCGGAGCGCTGGAAGGCCCGGTTCGATGCGGTCTGCCGCGGCCGCCGGGTGGTGCTGCTGCCGGATACCGGGCTGGATCCGGCCGAGGTGCACTACGCCGCGGTGTGGAAGCCGGTGCCGGGCGACCTCGGCTTTTTCCCAAACCTGCGTGCGATCTTCAATCTCGGCGCAGGCGTCGACGCGCTGATGGCGGACAACAGCTTGCCTGATGTGCCGCTGGTGCGCGTCGCAGTGCCCGATCTGACCAACCGCATGACCGAATATGTCGTGCTGCACGTGCTGATGCACCACCGCCAGGAGCTTTACCTGCGCGACTCGCAGCGCGCCAAGCGTTGGGAGCCGCAATATCAGTGGTCGGCGAGCGCCGTGACGATCGGCGTCATGGGCCTCGGCACGCTCGGCGCGGACGCCGCCGACGTGCTGCGACGGCTCGGTTTTCGCGTTACCGGCTGGAGCCGCAGCCCGCGCACGATCGCCGGCGTCGAATGCTTCCACGGCACGGCCGGAATGGACGCGTTCCTGCGCAAGACCGACATCCTGGTCTCACTGCTGCCGCTGACGCCCGACACCCAAGGCATCCTCAACCGCGACGTCTTCGCCAAGCTCAACCGTACGAGCCCACTCGGCGCACCCGTCCTGATCAATGCCGGCCGCGGCGGCTTGCAGAACGAAGCCGACATCCTGGCTTGCCTCGACGACGGCACGCTGGGTGCCGTCTCGCTCGACGTCTTCGTACAGGAACCGCAGCCCGCGGATAGCCGGTTCTGGACCCACCCGAAGGTGGTGCTGACGCCGCACAACGCCGCCGACACCGACGCGGACGCGATCTCGGCCTACGTCGCCGAGCAGATCGCGCGGTTCGAGGCCGGTGGAGCGCTGGAGAATGTCGTGGATCGGGGAAGAGGGTATTAGGGCTCGATAGCGCACCACCCCCGATGTCGTCCCGGCGAAGGTCAACTTTTGGCGCCAGCCCCCACCATCACGTCGATCGCGCCCTTCACGATCGCTTCCAGGTCCTTGCGCGATACGCGGGCGCGTGAGCGGATCGCGATTGAATGCACCGTTGACGATGCGAGCTGGGCAAGCGCCACCGGATCGGCGCTCTGCGGTAGCTCGCCCTTCTCCTGCGCCCGCCGGAAGCAATTGGCAAAAGCCTTGTCGAGCTCGGTGAGCCCCTCCAGCACCATGGCGCGAATCTCGGGATCGCCCACAGCTTCGGACGCTGCCGTAACCACCGTGAAGCAGCCGCGCGGGCCGGTCTCGCCGGAGAGATAGATGTTCAATGCGGCAGCAAAGATGCGCTCCAACCGCTGACGCACCGGCATCTCCTGGCGAAAGATCTCGACCATCGATGCGCGGGCGTCCTCGCGGTAGCGCTGATAGCTCTTGATATAGAGCTCGCGCTTGTCGCCGAAGGCGCCGTAAAGGCTCGGCCGGTTCATGCCCGTGGCTTCGCTGAGATCATCGAGCGACGTCGCGGCAAAGCCCTGCTTGCGGAACAGATCGAGTGCCTTGCCGAGGGCGACGTCCGGCTCATAGGCGCGCGGCCGACCGCGGCGCTTGGGTTCGCTGCGGCCCCCGGATTCTTTGGCTGTAGCTGGCGGCTTCGAATTTTGTACCATGTCGCAAATTAATCCTTGACCAGCCCCATATTATGCAAGACAGTACAAAAATCAATCTGGCCAGGTTGAGCGACACTCACAAGAGGAATTGCCCAAGGAGGCCCACGATGGATCTTTATTTCTCGCCGCTCGCCTGCTCCATGGCGACACGCGTCGCGCTTTATGAAGCCGGCGCCGAAGCGAATTATCTGGAAGTCGATTCGCCGACCAAGAAAGTGCTCAAGGACGGCTCCGACTTCCGTACCGTCAATCCGATCGGCCTGGTGCCGACGCTGCGTACCGACGAGGGCGTAGTGCTGACCGAGAACGCCGCGATCCTGCAATATGTCGCCGACCGCTTCCCGCAATCGGGGCTCGGCGCGACTGAAGGCATCGATCGCACACGGTTGCACCAATGGCTGTGCTTCATCGGCACCGAGTTGCACAAGGGACTCTTCATTCCTGTGCTCGACCGCAAGGCGTCGCAGGACGTCAAAACCTACGTGCTGGAGAAGAATCTGTCGCGGCTCGACTATCTCGACAACTACCTGAAGGGTCGCGAGTTCCTGCTCGACCATTTCAGCGTGGCCGACGCCTATCTCGTCACGGTCATCAACTGGACCATGGCGACGCCGCCGATCGAACTTTCGAAATGGCCGAACGTGAAGGCCTATTACGAGCGCCTGCGTCAGCGGCCTTCAGTCGCGAAAGCGGTCGCGGAGGAATTCGAGCTGTACAAGGCCGAGCAGGCGCGGAAGAAGGCGGCGGCGTAAATTCAACCCATCAAGACAACGTCCCGGCCACCAAGGCCGGGACGACGCTTTTTCAGTATCTCACCGCGCGTAGCCGTAGACCATCGCCGCATTGTCCGCCGACACAAGCCCGCTCTCGACATCGTCCTTGACCGCCGCGCGATCGCGTTCGTCCGGCGCGCCGATGCCGGCGCCGCCGGGCGTCATCACCACCAGCCGATCATCAGGCGGAATGGTCTGAAAGCCCTTGCCGCGCATTTTCTGTCCGGACTTCAAACCGACATAACCGGCTTCGCCGTTCTTGCCGCCATCCCGGCCGCGTGGCGGATGCTCGATACGGTCGAATGCCGCAAGGATGTCGAAGGGTGCATCGATGCCGGTGCCGACCTCGATGATCTGGCCGAGACCGCCGCGGGTACGCCCTGCTCCGCCGGAATCCGGGCGCAACTCCTTGCGCCAGAAGATCAACGGCGTCTGCGTCTCCGCGATCTCGACCGGTGTGCCACGCACGCCGCTGGGATAGGCGGTCGCGGAGAGACCGTCCTTGCCGAAGCGCGCGCCGGTGCCGCCGTTGGACGTCACCGCCATCGAGAATCCGTAATTGCCGCCGACGCCGCTTCGCGTCTGGCCACGCACGTTGAGATTCCACAGGCACGACGTGCCTTCGGCCGGCACGCGCTCGGGAATGATCTGTCGCAGGCAGCCGAACACGACGTCCGGCAGCATCTGGCCGATGATGTGACGCGAGGCGACCGGCGCGGGCTTCGGCGCATTGAGGATCGCGCCAGAAGGCGCCGACACCGTCAGCGGCGAGAGCGAGCCGGCATTGTTCGGGATCTGCGAGGCAACGACGCAGCCGAGGCCGAACACGGTGTAGGCCGTGGTGTAGGACAGCGGCACGTTGATGCCGAATTTCGACGCGGCCGACGTGCCGTCGAAGTCGACATGGATACCTTTGTCCGAAATCGTCAGGGTCGCTGCGAGCGTCACCGGGGCGTCATAGCCGTCGACGACCATGCTGTTGCGCCAGATCCCCTTCGGCAACTTGGCGATCTCGGCGAGCACGGCCTCGCGCGAGCGGTCGCAGATGTAGTCGCCGAGCTCGTCGAGCGTGTCGATGCCGAACTCAGTCATCATCTCGACCAGGCGCTCGCAGCCGACGTCGTTGCAGCCGGCCAGCGAATAGGTGTCGCCTTCGGTGTCGATCGGCAGCCGCGTATTGGTGCGGATCATCGCCATGAGCGTCTCATTGACGACGCCCTGGTCGATCAGCTTGAGCATGGGGATGTAGAGCCCCTCCATGAACACGTCGGTGGCGTCAGGGCCGAAGCCGATGCCGCCGATATCCATGAGATGGCTGGTGCAGGAGAACAGTGCGACGACCTTGCCGTCCTTGAAGCAGGGCGTGGTGACGACGAAGTCGTTGAGATGGCCGGTGCCCATCCAGGGATCATTGGTGATGTAGGCGTCGCCTTCCTTCATCGTCTCGAGCGGGAAGTGGTTGATGAAGTGCTTGACCGATTCCGCCATCGAGTTGACGTGACCGGGCGTGCCGGTCACCGCCTGCGCCAGCATCCGTCCCCTCAGGTCGAACACGCCCGCGGAAAGGTCGCCGCATTCGCGCACGATCGGGCTGAACGCGGTGCGGAGCAGCACCTGTGCCTGCTCCTCGACCACGGCGATCAGCCGGTGCCACATGATCTGAAGGTCGATCAGGCTCGCGCCATTTGCCTTGCTCATGATCAGGCCGCCTTCCGTTCCATGACGATGCTGCCGGCACCGTCGATATGGGCATCAAAACTGTTGGAGACGAACGTGGAGGTTTCGTCCTCCGCGATCACAGCCGGCCCCGCAATCGTCGCGCCGGGCGCCATGTCCTCGCGGCGATAGAGCGGGATATCGATGACCTCGCCTGCCCTTCCGTCGAAGAACTTGCGGCTGCCGGAGGCCTTCGCCGCAGGCTTGCGCGCAACAGCCGCAACCGCCGATGGGTTGCGTGCATCAGTCGTCGCAAGCACCGACCAGCTCAAGACCTCGATCGCGGCGCCAGGAATTGGCCGCTCGAACATCGCGGAATAATCGGCCTCGAACTTCTGGCGGAGACTTGCAAGATCAGCCGAGGTCAGCGGCCGGTTCGGCAGCTCGACGGTGATCTCGTGGCCCTGGCCGACGTAACGCATGAAAGCCGCGCGGCGCTCACGCACCGGCGCGCCGGCCGCACCGGGCTCGACCAGCGCCCGCGCCTCGGTCACCATCTCCTGCAGCAGATCGGAGACGGCGCCGGTGTCGAAATCGTCGAGCCGGACGTGACGGCTGCGCACCAGCTCATAGGCAATAGGCGCCGCGAGGAAGCCGACCGCCGAGCCGACGCCGGCATTCGACGGCACGATCACCCTGGCAACGCCGATCTTCTCGGCAACGCGCGCCGCATGCAGCGGTGCGGCGCCGCCGAAGGCGATCAGCGTGTGCTGGCCGACGATCTCACCGCGCTCGACCGCATGCACGCGCGCCGCACTTGCCATGTTCTCGCAGACGACCTCGTGCACGGCATAGGCCGCGGTTTCCGCCGACAAGCCGAGCGGCTCGCCGACACTGCTCAGCAGCGCTTTCTTCGAAAGCTCCGGGTCGAGCCTGATGGTGCCACCCGCGAAGGCGTCGGGATCGATCATGCCGAGGGTGACATCGGCATCGGTCACTGCAGGACGCTGACCACCACGGCCGTAGCAGGCGGGCCCCGGCTCGGACGAGGCACTCTCCGGGCCGACAGTGACACGCTTCATCGCGTCGACATGCGCGATCGAGCCGCCACCGGCGCCGATCTCGACCATCTCGATCACGGGGATGCGCACCGGCAGGCCTGAGCCTTTGAGGAAGCGCGCCGCGCGATCGACCTCGAACACGCGTGACGTCTCGGGCTGATACTTTTCGATCAGACAGATTTTTGCGGTGGTGCCGCCCATGTCAAAGGACAGCACCTTGCTTTCGCCGAGCCTTGCCGCGATCTGCGCCGCGAAGATCGCGCCGCCCGCCGGGCCGGACTCGACGAGCCGCACCGGGAAGCGCCGCGCCGTCTCGATCGAAGTGACGCCGCCGCCGGAAGTGACGAGATAGATCGCGCCGCGATATTGCTCGACCTGCAGGGCATCGGACATGCGCGCGAGATAGCCGTCGATCAGTGGCTGCACATAAGCGTTGGCGACCGCGGTCGAGGTGCGCTCATACTCGCGGATCTCGGGGCACACCGCCGACGATACAGTCACGGAGATGCCGGGCATTTCCCTGCTGATGATGGCGGCCGCGCGGCGCTCGTGCTCGGGATTGGCGTAGGAATGCAGGAAGGCAATCGCGACGCTTTCGACCTTCAGCTCGCGCAATTTCGGCGCGAGCGCGCGGACCGCAGCTTCGTCGAGCGGAAGACGGACGGCGCCGTGGGCGTCGATCCGCTCGGGCACGGTGAAGCGCAGATTGCGCGGCGCCAGCGGCTTCGGCTTGTCGATGCCGAGATCGTATTGGTCGTAGCGGCTCTCGGTGCCGATATCGAGAACGTCGCGGAAGCCTTCGGTCGCGATCAGCGCCGTTTTGGCACCGCGCCGTTCGATGATGGCGTTGGTCGCAAGCGTCGTGCCGTGAATGAAGACGTCGATGTCGCTGATATGCGCATGCGCATCAGTCAGGATGAGACGCATGCCGTCCAGCACCGCCTGCTCAGGCCGCTGCGGCGTGGTTAGCACCTTGCGCGTCTTGCGCACTTCACCCACGTCCAGCACGATGTCGGTGAACGTGCCGCCAATATCAACGGCAAGCCGTACCTCGGCCCCCTCAAGCATTCCTGAACACTCCGTGCTGATCGCCAAACTGCGGTCGAAGCCGCAGCAATTTTCATACCAGCGACGCCGCGAATGGTGAAGCCTTCCGCCCCCATTGCGTGGCACCTATGCGGCAGGAGAGCCCTGCCCGTTCAGAGCAGAAATGCCAGCGCTGCTTCGCAGCGCTCCTCGACCTTGAGCGTCAGGAGATCGTCGGCGCGGGTGCGCCCGAGATTGACCGCGGCAATCGGGATTTGCCGTTTGGTCGCAGCCTGCACGAAGCGGAAGCCGGAATAGACCATCAACGAGGAGCCGACGATCAGCATGGCATCGGCCTGCGCCAGATGGTCCTGCGCGGTCGCGACCACGTCGCGCGGGACGTTCTCGCCGAAGAACACGACATCGGGCTTGAGGATGCCGCCGCAGGCCTCGCAAGCCGGCACCTTGAACGACGAGAAATCCGCGTGATCGAGATCAGCGTCGCCATCAGGCGCATCCGCCGCATCCAGCGTCAGCCATTCCGCGTTGGCGCGGCCAAGCGCCTCCTGGAATTCGCTGCGCGGTGTCTTGCCACCGCAGCCCATGCAGCGGACCAGGTCGAGCCGCCCGTGCAGATCGATCACCTGCCGGTGGCCGGCGGATTGATGCAGCCGGTCGACATTCTGGGTCAGCAGCATCTCGCAGCGACCGCTGGCCTCGAGCCGGGCGAGCGCATGATGCGCGTCGTTCGGACGGGCTTGTCCGAATCGCCGCCAGCCGATCAGGCTGCGCGCCCAATAGCGCTGGCGCGTCTGCTCTTCCGACATGAAGGCCTGAAAATTGACCGGCTGGGTCCGCTTCCAGTTGCCATGGCTGTCGCGATAGTCGGGAATGCCCGAATTGGTGCTGCAGCCCGCGCCGGTCAGCACGAACAGTTTTTCGTGCCGGCCGACGAAATCCTGGAGCGGGTGATTTGCCATGGCGCAGATGTAGTCTGCGCCGCGGCATTTTGCCAGATGGGCCGACGCGGCCGACTAGCTCGCCCAGTTGTCGCGAAACTCGGGAAACAACGTCAGGCCGCCGCAGGCGTAGATCGTCTGCCCGGTGATGTAGCTTGCATCGTCCGAGGCCAGGAAAGCGAACACAGCGGCGATCTCTTCCGGCATGCCGACGCGCCCAAGCGGGATATGACTTGCGACGTTGGCGCGCTTTTCCGCATCGCCGGTCCAGGCCGCGTTGATCGGCGTGTCGATCGCGCCGGGACCGACCGCATTGACGCGAATGCCGCGGCCGGCAAATTCGAGCGCCAGCGTGCGGGTGAGATTGGCCATGCCACCCTTGCTGATCGAATAAGCGAGATAGCCGGGTTTTGGGATGATCTGGTGAACGCTGGAGCAGTTGATGATGCTGCCGCCTCCATCGCGCCCGACGAAATGCGCGAGCGCCTTCTGGGCACAGAGCACGGCACCGTTGAGATTGACGTCGATGATGCGGCGATAGCTTTCGATGTCGAGCGCCTCGCTGGGCGATTCACGCTGGAAACCGGCATTGTTGACGAGACAATCGAGGCGCTTCCAGCGCGCCAGCACCGTCTCGAACATCGCAGCCACCTCCTGCTCATTGCTGACATCGGCCTTGACGATGACATGGTCGAGCTTGCCGTGGCCGCGATCATCCGATCCCGTCCTCGCCAGCGCAAGCGTCTCCTCGGCTCGCTCTGGATGGTCGATATAATTGATGGCGACGGTCGCGCCTTCCTGGGCGAGCCTGACCGCAACGGCGCGGCCGATGCCCTGGGAGGCACCGGTCACCAGCGCGTGTCGGCCGACGAGACGTGAGGGAAACGAAGTTGAGAGATCGGTCTGTGGCATAGGCTTTCTCCGGGACACCTGATCATGGATGGAACCGGTGTTTTGTTCCATCCACGAGCGCATCCCTGGGATTCATTCCGCGCGGCGCGCGATCGGCGAGGTCAGGATCTGATACAGGATGATCGCGCCGAAGGTCGCGGTGCCGATTCCGCCGATCGTGAACGCGCCGAATTTGAGCGTGAGGTCGCCCGCGCCCGCGGTCAGCGCCACGGCGACGGTGATCAGGTTCGCCGGGTTGGCGAAGTCGACCTTGTTCTCCACCCAGATCCGGCCCGCCATCGCCGCGATCAATCCGAACAGCACGATCGAGAGGCCGCCGATCACGGGACCCGGGATCGACAGGATCAGCGCGCCGAATTTCGGCGAGAAGCCCAGCAGGATCGACACCGTGGCGGCGAAGGCAAACAGCAGGGTCGAATAGACCTTCGTCGCCGCCATGACGCCGATATTCTCGGCATAGGTGGTGACGCCGGTGCCGCCTCCAAACGCCGCGACGATCGTCGCGAGGCTGTCGGCGAACAAGGCGCGCCCGAGATAGCCATCGAGGCTCCGGCCCGTCATGGCGCCGACGGCTTTGATGTGACCCAGATTCTCGGCGACGAGAATGACCGCAACCGGCGCGATCAGGAAGATCGCATCGGCCTTGAAGGTCGGCGTGGTGAAATTCGGCAGGCCGAACCACGGCGCGGCCGAAAGCTGCGCGAAGTCGATCGGCTTGCCGAAGCCGAGGCCGTTCGCGAACAGCAGGTACAACAGGTACCCGCCGATCGCGCCGAGAATGATCGGCAGGCGACGCCACAGGCCCGGAGCGGCCACGGCGACCACGCCGATAATCAAGACGGTCGCGAGCCCGATCCAGGTGTCGAACGCATTGGCGCTCACCGCCTTGACCGCGACGGGTGCGAGGTTGAGGCCGATCGCGGCGACCACGGCGCCGGTGACGGCCGGCGGCATCAGGCGCTCGACCCAGCCGATTCCCGACCACATCACGATCAGCGCGATCACGCCATACAGCACGCCGGCGCCGACGATGCCGCCGAGCGCGACTGAGATGTTCGGATTCGGCCCCTGCCCGGCATAACCGGTGGCGGCGAGAACGACGGCGATGAAGGCGAAGCTCGAGCCGAGATAGCTCGGCACACGCCCGGCGACGATGACGAAGAAGATCAGCGTGCCGATGCCGGAGAACAGGACCGCAACATTGGGATCGAATCCCATCAGCAGCGGCGCGATGATCGTCGAGCCCGACATGGCAACGCAATGCTGGAGACCGGAGACGATGGTTTGCCCCCATGGCAACCGCTCCTCCGGCATGATCACGCCCGAGGTCTTCAGCTTCCAGCGCGGAAAATAGCTGTGCGCCTGCTCGTCCGAGCCTGATGCGTTCGACATGTTCCCCCCATTGCGGTGCAGCGATTGATCTTCGTGCGATCCGACAAAAATGTGATTGTTGCTTATAGGGCGATCATCACATGATGTGAATCATGCAAGATCAATGCGTTCCAGGGCTCACATTATGACACAAGTCGCGATCCAGCCAGCCGCCCATCGCCGGCACCTGCCCTGGTACAAGATCCTCTATGTCCAGGTGCTGATCGCGATCGCGCTTGGGGTGCTGATCGGCTATCTCTATCCGGACCTCGGCAAGGCTCTGAAGCCGCTCGGCGACGGCTTCATCGCGCTGATCAAGATGATGATCGCGCCCGTGATCTTCTGCACCGTGGTGCACGGCATCTCCTCGATGGGCGACCTCAAGCGTGTCGGCCGGGTCGGGCTGAAATCGCTGATCTATTTCGAATCGGTTTCGACGGTGGCGCTCGCAGTCGGCCTCCTGGTCGGCGAGGTGCTCCAGCCCGGACACGGCTTCAACATCGACCCTGCCACGATCGATC
Coding sequences within:
- a CDS encoding hydantoinase B/oxoprolinase family protein produces the protein MSKANGASLIDLQIMWHRLIAVVEEQAQVLLRTAFSPIVRECGDLSAGVFDLRGRMLAQAVTGTPGHVNSMAESVKHFINHFPLETMKEGDAYITNDPWMGTGHLNDFVVTTPCFKDGKVVALFSCTSHLMDIGGIGFGPDATDVFMEGLYIPMLKLIDQGVVNETLMAMIRTNTRLPIDTEGDTYSLAGCNDVGCERLVEMMTEFGIDTLDELGDYICDRSREAVLAEIAKLPKGIWRNSMVVDGYDAPVTLAATLTISDKGIHVDFDGTSAASKFGINVPLSYTTAYTVFGLGCVVASQIPNNAGSLSPLTVSAPSGAILNAPKPAPVASRHIIGQMLPDVVFGCLRQIIPERVPAEGTSCLWNLNVRGQTRSGVGGNYGFSMAVTSNGGTGARFGKDGLSATAYPSGVRGTPVEIAETQTPLIFWRKELRPDSGGAGRTRGGLGQIIEVGTGIDAPFDILAAFDRIEHPPRGRDGGKNGEAGYVGLKSGQKMRGKGFQTIPPDDRLVVMTPGGAGIGAPDERDRAAVKDDVESGLVSADNAAMVYGYAR
- a CDS encoding glutathione binding-like protein, with the translated sequence MDLYFSPLACSMATRVALYEAGAEANYLEVDSPTKKVLKDGSDFRTVNPIGLVPTLRTDEGVVLTENAAILQYVADRFPQSGLGATEGIDRTRLHQWLCFIGTELHKGLFIPVLDRKASQDVKTYVLEKNLSRLDYLDNYLKGREFLLDHFSVADAYLVTVINWTMATPPIELSKWPNVKAYYERLRQRPSVAKAVAEEFELYKAEQARKKAAA
- a CDS encoding NAD-dependent protein deacetylase; protein product: MANHPLQDFVGRHEKLFVLTGAGCSTNSGIPDYRDSHGNWKRTQPVNFQAFMSEEQTRQRYWARSLIGWRRFGQARPNDAHHALARLEASGRCEMLLTQNVDRLHQSAGHRQVIDLHGRLDLVRCMGCGGKTPRSEFQEALGRANAEWLTLDAADAPDGDADLDHADFSSFKVPACEACGGILKPDVVFFGENVPRDVVATAQDHLAQADAMLIVGSSLMVYSGFRFVQAATKRQIPIAAVNLGRTRADDLLTLKVEERCEAALAFLL
- a CDS encoding YciI family protein, with protein sequence MLYAILCYHDEDFVGSWSKDQDEAVMKKLAVVQEKLTSQGRLGPVARLLPTTAAATLRKEDPPLVLDGPYAETKEQLLGFYIVDCKNLDDALEVARDLGAANPGGAYEVRPVGVFRPGGISA
- a CDS encoding TetR/AcrR family transcriptional regulator, which encodes MVQNSKPPATAKESGGRSEPKRRGRPRAYEPDVALGKALDLFRKQGFAATSLDDLSEATGMNRPSLYGAFGDKRELYIKSYQRYREDARASMVEIFRQEMPVRQRLERIFAAALNIYLSGETGPRGCFTVVTAASEAVGDPEIRAMVLEGLTELDKAFANCFRRAQEKGELPQSADPVALAQLASSTVHSIAIRSRARVSRKDLEAIVKGAIDVMVGAGAKS
- a CDS encoding RNA polymerase sigma factor, with the protein product MSDTDTAWIETALTSARPQAVGALLRYFRDLDTAEEAFQNACLRALKTWPQNGPPRDPAAWLIMVGRNVAIDEVRRTRKQQPLPEDDKAISDLDDAEGALAERLDGSHYRDDILRLMFICCHPQLPATQQIALALRIVSGLTVKQIARAFLVSDAAMEQRITRAKAKVAEAGTPFEAPGAIERSERLAGVAAMIYLIFNEGYSASGDTAEIRKPLCEEAIRLARLLLRLFQSEPEIMGLTALILLQHARSAARFAEDGSLILLDDQDRSLWNRTMIAEGLALIDKAMRHRRSGPYQIQAAIAALHARAATPDETDWAQIDLLYGALEVVQPSPVVTLNRAVAVSKVHGPQAALDLIEPLAPKLANYFHFYGVRGAFLMQLRRNDEARIAFDRAIALANTSAEAAHIRMHIDRLIRDSQPKGGARQGAKAK
- a CDS encoding 2-hydroxyacid dehydrogenase — its product is MTVGTLAVLINSTQQNWLPERWKARFDAVCRGRRVVLLPDTGLDPAEVHYAAVWKPVPGDLGFFPNLRAIFNLGAGVDALMADNSLPDVPLVRVAVPDLTNRMTEYVVLHVLMHHRQELYLRDSQRAKRWEPQYQWSASAVTIGVMGLGTLGADAADVLRRLGFRVTGWSRSPRTIAGVECFHGTAGMDAFLRKTDILVSLLPLTPDTQGILNRDVFAKLNRTSPLGAPVLINAGRGGLQNEADILACLDDGTLGAVSLDVFVQEPQPADSRFWTHPKVVLTPHNAADTDADAISAYVAEQIARFEAGGALENVVDRGRGY
- a CDS encoding SDR family oxidoreductase, producing MPQTDLSTSFPSRLVGRHALVTGASQGIGRAVAVRLAQEGATVAINYIDHPERAEETLALARTGSDDRGHGKLDHVIVKADVSNEQEVAAMFETVLARWKRLDCLVNNAGFQRESPSEALDIESYRRIIDVNLNGAVLCAQKALAHFVGRDGGGSIINCSSVHQIIPKPGYLAYSISKGGMANLTRTLALEFAGRGIRVNAVGPGAIDTPINAAWTGDAEKRANVASHIPLGRVGMPEEIAAVFAFLASDDASYITGQTIYACGGLTLFPEFRDNWAS
- a CDS encoding solute carrier family 23 protein, coding for MSNASGSDEQAHSYFPRWKLKTSGVIMPEERLPWGQTIVSGLQHCVAMSGSTIIAPLLMGFDPNVAVLFSGIGTLIFFVIVAGRVPSYLGSSFAFIAVVLAATGYAGQGPNPNISVALGGIVGAGVLYGVIALIVMWSGIGWVERLMPPAVTGAVVAAIGLNLAPVAVKAVSANAFDTWIGLATVLIIGVVAVAAPGLWRRLPIILGAIGGYLLYLLFANGLGFGKPIDFAQLSAAPWFGLPNFTTPTFKADAIFLIAPVAVILVAENLGHIKAVGAMTGRSLDGYLGRALFADSLATIVAAFGGGTGVTTYAENIGVMAATKVYSTLLFAFAATVSILLGFSPKFGALILSIPGPVIGGLSIVLFGLIAAMAGRIWVENKVDFANPANLITVAVALTAGAGDLTLKFGAFTIGGIGTATFGAIILYQILTSPIARRAE
- a CDS encoding hydantoinase/oxoprolinase family protein; its protein translation is MLEGAEVRLAVDIGGTFTDIVLDVGEVRKTRKVLTTPQRPEQAVLDGMRLILTDAHAHISDIDVFIHGTTLATNAIIERRGAKTALIATEGFRDVLDIGTESRYDQYDLGIDKPKPLAPRNLRFTVPERIDAHGAVRLPLDEAAVRALAPKLRELKVESVAIAFLHSYANPEHERRAAAIISREMPGISVTVSSAVCPEIREYERTSTAVANAYVQPLIDGYLARMSDALQVEQYRGAIYLVTSGGGVTSIETARRFPVRLVESGPAGGAIFAAQIAARLGESKVLSFDMGGTTAKICLIEKYQPETSRVFEVDRAARFLKGSGLPVRIPVIEMVEIGAGGGSIAHVDAMKRVTVGPESASSEPGPACYGRGGQRPAVTDADVTLGMIDPDAFAGGTIRLDPELSKKALLSSVGEPLGLSAETAAYAVHEVVCENMASAARVHAVERGEIVGQHTLIAFGGAAPLHAARVAEKIGVARVIVPSNAGVGSAVGFLAAPIAYELVRSRHVRLDDFDTGAVSDLLQEMVTEARALVEPGAAGAPVRERRAAFMRYVGQGHEITVELPNRPLTSADLASLRQKFEADYSAMFERPIPGAAIEVLSWSVLATTDARNPSAVAAVARKPAAKASGSRKFFDGRAGEVIDIPLYRREDMAPGATIAGPAVIAEDETSTFVSNSFDAHIDGAGSIVMERKAA